One genomic window of Candidatus Nanohalobium constans includes the following:
- a CDS encoding histidine phosphatase family protein encodes MKFLRHFQTELEPGTPVSEWRLSEKGRKEMQKFVRENNFDIDIVYTSTERKAVKTARRIAEKADAELVKTELLCEVDRSGEGFVEDHDRYVNLVEDYLNGGKKADWEDQEEMRERFHEFIEMAEGNSLAVTHGIFLSLNVPEYEKVDFWHELGFGQIVHYDF; translated from the coding sequence ATGAAGTTTCTCAGGCATTTCCAAACAGAATTAGAACCTGGAACTCCTGTTTCAGAGTGGAGGCTGTCCGAAAAAGGCAGGAAAGAGATGCAGAAGTTTGTCAGAGAGAATAATTTTGACATCGATATTGTCTATACAAGCACAGAGCGGAAAGCTGTTAAGACAGCTAGAAGGATTGCTGAAAAAGCCGATGCCGAACTTGTGAAAACTGAATTGCTTTGTGAGGTTGACAGAAGTGGAGAAGGCTTTGTAGAGGACCACGATCGATATGTTAACCTGGTTGAAGATTACCTCAACGGCGGCAAAAAGGCCGACTGGGAAGATCAGGAAGAAATGAGAGAAAGATTCCACGAGTTTATTGAGATGGCTGAAGGAAATTCCCTAGCTGTAACTCATGGCATTTTTCTTTCACTAAATGTTCCAGAGTATGAAAAGGTTGATTTCTGGCATGAACTGGGTTTTGGACAGATCGTGCATTATGATTTTTAA
- a CDS encoding NUDIX hydrolase, protein MTAQHRVVVNGIITCQGEILLGKKKEVEGHPISGEWHFPGGHLDEDEEPEEGVVREIKEETGLDVEVHQIVDATANTWRDTIDKPVQIMYHVEAENKDAEAMDDLEEVKWVNPEKLKDSLDPESCKKVKNREEVEKFLKRIEKAPY, encoded by the coding sequence ATGACAGCGCAACACAGAGTAGTCGTAAACGGGATAATAACATGCCAAGGAGAAATACTGCTAGGGAAAAAGAAAGAGGTTGAAGGCCATCCTATAAGCGGCGAATGGCACTTTCCAGGAGGACATCTAGACGAGGATGAGGAACCAGAAGAAGGAGTAGTCCGCGAGATTAAAGAGGAGACAGGACTTGATGTAGAAGTCCATCAGATCGTGGATGCGACTGCCAACACCTGGAGAGATACAATAGACAAACCGGTTCAAATCATGTACCATGTCGAAGCTGAGAATAAAGATGCAGAAGCAATGGACGATTTAGAAGAGGTCAAATGGGTCAACCCAGAAAAACTGAAAGACAGTCTAGACCCTGAGTCATGCAAAAAAGTGAAGAACCGGGAAGAAGTGGAGAAATTCCTGAAAAGAATTGAGAAAGCTCCTTACTAG
- a CDS encoding riboflavin synthase — protein MFTGLVEETGKIREVRETGEGKRITVEAEEVVEDVSKGDSISVSGACLTVEEFSDSTLDFFLAEETLDKTWFSDISEEDEVNLERSLKAGDRMGGHQVQGHVEAVAEVLEVEELEEGWNMSFGLPESMSNYVVEKGFITVEGISLTTTEVTEDSFCVTIIPETWEVTNLSEKEEGDEVNLESDPIGRYVEKMVG, from the coding sequence ATGTTCACAGGACTGGTAGAAGAAACCGGAAAAATACGGGAAGTCAGAGAAACAGGTGAAGGAAAAAGGATAACAGTCGAAGCGGAAGAAGTTGTGGAAGATGTCTCTAAGGGAGATTCTATCAGCGTCAGCGGTGCATGCCTCACCGTAGAAGAATTCTCTGATTCAACTCTGGATTTTTTCCTAGCTGAAGAAACTCTGGATAAGACCTGGTTCTCCGATATTTCTGAAGAGGATGAAGTAAACCTGGAGAGAAGCTTGAAAGCCGGTGACCGGATGGGAGGCCACCAGGTACAAGGCCATGTGGAGGCAGTAGCAGAAGTCCTCGAAGTAGAAGAACTTGAAGAAGGATGGAACATGAGTTTCGGGCTGCCTGAGAGCATGAGTAACTATGTTGTTGAGAAAGGTTTCATCACGGTGGAAGGTATCTCTCTGACGACTACTGAGGTGACTGAGGATTCTTTCTGTGTGACTATCATCCCGGAGACTTGGGAGGTCACTAATCTTTCCGAGAAAGAGGAGGGTGACGAAGTGAATTTGGAGTCGGATCCGATTGGTCGTTATGTTGAGAAGATGGTTGGATGA